In Brachybacterium saurashtrense, the genomic stretch AGGATCGTGCCCACCGCGCTCGAACTGACCCGCGAGCTCAGCGGGGCCTGGGTGGAGGGCGCCGGTCGGCGGTCCGTGGGCTTCTCCTACCGAGCGGTCCACGAGCGCGATCACTGGAGCTGCGCCTACTGCGGCCGCAGTGTCTCCCGCACCCCGGCCTGCGAGGCCCTGCTCGCCACCGTTGACCACATCCTGCCCGTCTCCCGCGGCGGGCCCTCCACCTGGACGAACCTGGTCTGCGCGTGCAAGGAGTGCAACAACCGCAAGGCGGACCGCACCCCCGAGGAGGCCGGGATGCTGCTGCGCGTGGAGCCCTATGACCCGGCTCTCGCCTACCGGGTGGGCGGTTTCGTGGAGCGGCTCCCCGTGCTGGTCACCGCGTGAGCGCGAGGCGGCGCCCGGGCGCAACGTGAGGATCGCCGCACCGCGCCCGAACTGCACATATCTCATCTGTGAGTTACGGTCACGGCATGACTGTGCATGAGGACTACCTGGCCCGCATCGGGACGCTCATCCGCGACGCCCGCCAGCACTCAGGGCTCACCCAGGCTCAGCTCGCCACCCAGCTGGGCACCAGCCAGAGCGCGGTGAACCGCATCGAGAAGGGTCAGCAGAACCTCACCCTGGAGACCCTCTCCCGGATCGGCTCCACCCTCGACTCCGAGCTGGTGGGCGTGGGCAAGGGCACCACCGGTCCCAGCCACCTGCGGGTGCAGGGCGAGACCACGCTCTCCGGCGCGATCGACGTGAAGTCCTCGAAGAACGCGGGCGTGGCGCTGCTGTGCGCCTCGCTGCTGAACACCGGCACCACCGTGCTGCGCAAGGTGGCCCGCATCGAGGAGGTGAACCGCCTGCTCGAGGTGCTCACCTCCATCGGCGTGAAGGCCACCTGGCTCAACGCCGAGAACGACCTCGAGCTGCAGGTGCCCGCCACGCTGGACCTCGCCTCGATCGACGCGGCCGCCGCCCGTCGCACCCGGTCGATCATCATGTTCCTGGGCCCGCTGCTGCATCGCGCCGGCCGCTTCCAGCTCCCCTATGCCGGGGGGTGCGACCTGGGCACGCGCACCGTCGAGCCGCACATGTCCGCCCTGCGCCACTTCGGCCTCGAGGTGGTGGCCACCGATCATCACTACCAGGCGACCACCACGCCGGTGGACGGCCCGCGCCGGCCCATCGTGCTCACCGAGCGCGGCGACACCGTCACCGAGAACGCCCTGCTCGCCGCCGCGCTCAGCGAGGGCGAGACCGTGATCCGCAATGCGAGCCCGAACTACATGGTGCAGGACCTGTGCTTCTTCCTGGAGGAGCTCGGCGTGCAGATCGAGGGGATCGGCACCACCACCCTGCGCGTGCGCGGGCGCGCCCACCTCTCCACCGACGTGGAGTACGCCCCCAGCGAGGACCCGATCGAGGCGATGAGCCTGATCTCCGCCGCGATCGTGACCCGGTCCTCCATCACCGTGCGCCGGGTGCCGATCGAGTTCATGGAGATCGAGCTGGCGCTGCTGGAGGAGATGGGCCTGCGCTACGACCGCTCCGAGGAGTACATGGCGGAGAACGGTCGCACCCGCCTGGTGGACATCACCACCCACCCCTCGCAGCTGCGGGCGCCGATCGACAAGATCCACCCGATGCCCTTCCCCGGCCTGAACATCGACAACCTCCCGTTCTTCGCCGTGATCGCGGCGACCGCGGAGGGGCAGACGATGCTGCACGACTGGGTGTACGAGAACCGCGCGATCTATCTCACCGAGCTCACGAAGCTGGGGGCGAACGTGAAGCTGATGGATCCGCACCGCGTGCTCATCGAGGGGCCCACCCGGTGGAGCGGGGCGGAGCTGGTGTGCCCGCCGGCGCTGCGCCCGGCGGTGGTGATCCTGCTGGCGATGCTCGCGGCCAAGGGCACCTCCGTGCTGCGCAACGTGTACGTGATCAACCGCGGCTACGAGGACCTCGCCGAGCGGCTGAACCGGCTCGGCGCCCGGATCGAGACCTTCCGGGACATCTGAGGCGACCGCCCCGGCCCGGCCCGGCGATTCCCCCGCCCGCGCGGACGAGGCTCGCTACGATCGGGTCATGACCAGCCAGGAGAATCCATCCGGCGCGGTGATCGGCCGTGCGGGCTCGTACGGCAAGGGCGTGGCCCGACGGCAGGAGATCCTCGATCGCGCGATCGAGACCTTCCGCGAGCGCGGAGCCGCCGGGACGTCCCTGCGCTCGATCGCCCAGTCGATCGGCATCTCCCATGCCGCGCTGCTGCACTACTTCGACTCCCGCGAGCAGCTGCTCGTGGCCGTGTACGCGCGGGCGGAGTCGCAGAGGGACACCGGCGGCGACTCCGCGGAGTCCGCGCTGGACGTGCTGGTGCAGGCCGCGATGATCAATGTGGGCGTGCCCGGGATGGTGGAGCTGTACACCACCTTGGTGGCGACCTCCCTCGCGGTGGAGGGGTCGCCCACCAACGAGTTCTTCACCGACCGCTTCGCCCGCATCCGCCAGGAGCTCACCGAGCGGCTCGCCGACGAGCAGGCCGCCGGGCGCGTGCGCGATGACGTGGAGCCCGCCGACATGGCGGCCCTGATCATTGCGGCGTCCGACGGCCTGCAGATCCAGTGGCTGCTCGAGCCGAGCGTGGAGCTGGAGCGCACCCTGGAGACCTTCTCCGTGCTGCTGTCCCCTACCGCTTGAGGCTCCCGCGGAGATCGGGGACGTCGGCGAGGAGGCGCTGGGTGTACTCGGCCTGCGGGGAGAAGATGACCTCCTCCGTGGTGCCGCGCTCGACCACCTTGCCGCGCTCCATGACCGCCACCCGGTCGGCCAGGTAGCAGGCCTGGCCGATGTCGTGGGTGATGAACAGGACGGTGAGGCCCAGATCGGCGCGCAGGTCGTCGAGCACGTTGAGCACGTTCACGCGCAGTGTCGCGTCCAGCATGCTGGTCGCCTCGTCGGCGAGCAGCACTTTCGGCTTCATCATCAGCGCCCGGGCCACCATCACCCGCTGGCGCTGACCGCCGGAGAGCTGGTGCGGGAACTTACCCAGCGTGTCCTTGGGCTTCATGTTCACGTAGCCCAGGCAGGTCTCGATGAGGGAGTCCGCCTCGTCCTTGGGCACCTGGGCCAGCGCCAGGCTGCGCCGCAGCAGGGAGCCGACGGTGAAGAACTGGTTGA encodes the following:
- a CDS encoding HNH endonuclease, coding for MALVKVYNRGYDPETRIGELLHTTTVRHAFGMIRREVADPVELTLIEDRIVPTALELTRELSGAWVEGAGRRSVGFSYRAVHERDHWSCAYCGRSVSRTPACEALLATVDHILPVSRGGPSTWTNLVCACKECNNRKADRTPEEAGMLLRVEPYDPALAYRVGGFVERLPVLVTA
- a CDS encoding UDP-N-acetylglucosamine 1-carboxyvinyltransferase, giving the protein MTVHEDYLARIGTLIRDARQHSGLTQAQLATQLGTSQSAVNRIEKGQQNLTLETLSRIGSTLDSELVGVGKGTTGPSHLRVQGETTLSGAIDVKSSKNAGVALLCASLLNTGTTVLRKVARIEEVNRLLEVLTSIGVKATWLNAENDLELQVPATLDLASIDAAAARRTRSIIMFLGPLLHRAGRFQLPYAGGCDLGTRTVEPHMSALRHFGLEVVATDHHYQATTTPVDGPRRPIVLTERGDTVTENALLAAALSEGETVIRNASPNYMVQDLCFFLEELGVQIEGIGTTTLRVRGRAHLSTDVEYAPSEDPIEAMSLISAAIVTRSSITVRRVPIEFMEIELALLEEMGLRYDRSEEYMAENGRTRLVDITTHPSQLRAPIDKIHPMPFPGLNIDNLPFFAVIAATAEGQTMLHDWVYENRAIYLTELTKLGANVKLMDPHRVLIEGPTRWSGAELVCPPALRPAVVILLAMLAAKGTSVLRNVYVINRGYEDLAERLNRLGARIETFRDI
- a CDS encoding TetR/AcrR family transcriptional regulator, with the protein product MTSQENPSGAVIGRAGSYGKGVARRQEILDRAIETFRERGAAGTSLRSIAQSIGISHAALLHYFDSREQLLVAVYARAESQRDTGGDSAESALDVLVQAAMINVGVPGMVELYTTLVATSLAVEGSPTNEFFTDRFARIRQELTERLADEQAAGRVRDDVEPADMAALIIAASDGLQIQWLLEPSVELERTLETFSVLLSPTA
- a CDS encoding ABC transporter ATP-binding protein; the protein is MTQSPTPEMITRSRSDGEILLSCRNVTKEFSVAGSTVVAVDDVSLDFPEASVLAVVGESGSGKSTLARMLLRLMPVTSGTITFRGQDVTSLSGKGLREYWSEVQAVFQDPFASFNQFFTVGSLLRRSLALAQVPKDEADSLIETCLGYVNMKPKDTLGKFPHQLSGGQRQRVMVARALMMKPKVLLADEATSMLDATLRVNVLNVLDDLRADLGLTVLFITHDIGQACYLADRVAVMERGKVVERGTTEEVIFSPQAEYTQRLLADVPDLRGSLKR